In Primulina eburnea isolate SZY01 chromosome 3, ASM2296580v1, whole genome shotgun sequence, one DNA window encodes the following:
- the LOC140827881 gene encoding uncharacterized protein isoform X2, with amino-acid sequence MGQDREEIGEEEEYVLLDLDNVSADIDIPQDAPYVLSIGEYEETIGTCIIFDESEVTPIAHEQTGPSETNLLSSRRLMDPKQTPAKQVNPLTSLHKVLKFRLFLDADDENGEDVDANTVLMY; translated from the exons ATGGGCCAAGATAGAGAAGAAATAGGAGAGGAAGAAGAGTATGTACTGCTTGACTTGGACAACGTTTCAGCCGACATTGATATTCCACAGGATGCCCCATATGTTCTTTCT ATTGGAGAATATGAAGAAACAATAGGGACCTGCATCATCTTCGATGAAAGTG AAGTGACGCCTATTGCTCATGAACAAACGGGGCCATCCGAAACGAACCTTTTGTCCAGCAGACGCTTAATGGACCCCAAGCAAACCCCAGCTAAGCAAGTCAATCCATTGACAAGTCTTCATAAGGTTCTCAAGTTCAGATTATTTTTGGATGCTGACGATGAAAATGGAGAAGATGTGGATGCAAACACTGTCTTGATGTACTAA
- the LOC140827881 gene encoding uncharacterized protein isoform X1 — MGQDREEIGEEEEYVLLDLDNVSADIDIPQDAPYVLSGLDTLNPILIIDNKIKLIGEYEETIGTCIIFDESEVTPIAHEQTGPSETNLLSSRRLMDPKQTPAKQVNPLTSLHKVLKFRLFLDADDENGEDVDANTVLMY, encoded by the exons ATGGGCCAAGATAGAGAAGAAATAGGAGAGGAAGAAGAGTATGTACTGCTTGACTTGGACAACGTTTCAGCCGACATTGATATTCCACAGGATGCCCCATATGTTCTTTCT GGTCTGGATACGCTCAACCCTATTCTGATTATCGATAACAAAATTAAGTTG ATTGGAGAATATGAAGAAACAATAGGGACCTGCATCATCTTCGATGAAAGTG AAGTGACGCCTATTGCTCATGAACAAACGGGGCCATCCGAAACGAACCTTTTGTCCAGCAGACGCTTAATGGACCCCAAGCAAACCCCAGCTAAGCAAGTCAATCCATTGACAAGTCTTCATAAGGTTCTCAAGTTCAGATTATTTTTGGATGCTGACGATGAAAATGGAGAAGATGTGGATGCAAACACTGTCTTGATGTACTAA